The genomic stretch TGGGGTTTATGggctttgctcaggggcccaacagtaaACCCATTCTGTCAACCTTGGGATATGAACCGATGACCTTCCAAGCACAGACTGAGCCATACACCAACCAACTCAAAGAGGAGCTTGTCCAAACATAAATGGACCCAGTGTGACACTGAAGTCCCAGTAAAACCCGCGGCACAGGGTCACCTGTCCTCCCCGTGGGGCCCCTACGGAGCCCGCCATCTGGGTTACGTCCCTGTCACTTGGCCATGTCAGAAAGCTCTGCACTGAGTGGAGGGAATAGCTCTGACCACGGCCAAGTAAGCATACTGGCAAGACGTTCTCTCAATGCATGAAAACAAGCGTGGAAAAAAAACCATGAGTCGCACCCTTCAGAAAAAATGGGAGCCCAAGGCAGAAGCCGAAGGATAATGACAGATGCAGCAGGTGAACGCGGGAGCCGGAGGAGGGAGCTGAACGAGGGAGCCAGAAGAGGGAGCTGAACAAGGGAGCCAGAGGAGGGAGCTGAATGAGGGAGCTGAATGAGGGAGCTGAACGAGGGAGCCAGAGGAGGGAGCTGAACTAGGGAGCTGAACGAGGGAGCCAGAGGAGGGAGCTGAACGAGGGAGCTGAACGAGGGAAATGAGCGAGGAAGCCGAAAGAGGGAGCTGAATGAGGGAGCTGAACGAGGGAGCTGAACGAGGGAGCTGAACGAGGGAGCCAGAAGAGGGAGCTGAACAAGGGAGCCAGAGGAGGGAGCTGAATGAGGGAAATGAGCGAGGGAGCTGAACGAGGGAGCTGAACGAGGGAGCTGAATGAGGGAAATGAGCGAGGGAGCCGAACGAGGGAGATGAACACAGGAGCCAGAGGAGAACTCGGGACGCAGATTTCTAAGCTCACATGAGCGTTGAAAGTGGGATTTGGGCGACGTGACTGATTCACCTCACAACTCCACCATAAACAGCGAGGGCGGGGGGTGGGCAAACTGTGTaataaaaggtgcagtgttacaCTAAAGGCAGGACTGATGGAATCCATACGTAAATACTGAAAAGCACATGCTGTCCTGCGCAAAGCGATTCGGTGCCACAGAGACGGGGGGTGGGAGATGGCAGGTGACTTCTCCCAATCCCAaccatccacccccccccccccccctcggccgCTCGTCATCCACGCGGCTGTGACGTCCGGCCGTCGCTGGCAGCCCCAAGGCCGGATCCGCCGAAGCCTGAGTGAATCAGCACACGCATCGCTGTACACGCCAAGCACACACGCATCGCTCCACACGACAAGTGGACACGCACTGCCTCAACCCGCCTCTACCGGTATAAATACCACATTAACCATGGCCAGAAAATAGTCATAATTCCTCACAGGGGCTGGAGATGGCTGTTTGCATGAAGAGGAGAAGATCTTGAAGCAGATCAGCAGGAGCTGGCTGTGAGCTGCCTGTATTAACCCCTagaggagggagggagcaagcgagagagagagagagagagtgggggagagagagggagagagagggagggagggagagagcagcAGAGAGGGGAGGGCACGTGTTAATACACAGGAATACTGCATCAAACCAACGGCGAGCGCCGGACCGCCTGCGTCAGCAGTATATTCACATTCTCGCTGAAGGACaaagaggagaggagcagccGCACCGGCTGCCTGCGAGCTCGCCAGCGCCACGAGGGGCTCCGGGCCATGTTACCCATGCCCCCCCAGTCTGCCACCCCCCCGCCTCACTGTTCAGCCTCCACTCCGGCCCCCACCACGCTCCGCTGGCCGTGCGGACACACCACAGCCACCGAGGACTAACCGCTACGACTCGCTACCTCCAGACAAAAGGGGACGTGGCAGGAGCTGTGGGGGTGCAGCCCCAGGAGTCCCCTGCTCCCCCCACACCACGCCGGACGGACGCTTCTACAGACCGTGGGCTCCCCTCTGTCTTTGCTCTCAGCACGCGCATCTCCTGAAGACCTGCTCAACATTGcagtgccccccctcctcctccccttccccagccccccccgccccctaccAGAGAAATTGACAGATTACTGCTAAGTGTGCAGCCGgtgtgctgcagctgctgcctcCGTGCACCGGAGACGAGGACCCATCTGCGGACTGCGAATACATCAGGGAGCGGCAGAGCGCCAAAGCGAGGGGCGCCGGATCCAGTGGGACTGTGGAGTGCTGCCCCCCCGGCGGGGCGCGCGGCTCAGCCATGGAGCACGGAGACGCTGTCCGCGCGCTGCCCGCCGCTGCCTACCAAGGACGACCGGCGGCAGAGCCGCAGGAGCCAGGCTCAGACTCGCCACAGATCCGCACGGCCGCTTAGTGCCCCGGCCACCAGCATCTTAATGCTGCTCTTCCTGGATTTACGGGGAGCCATTTTGCCTGCCTGGCTCGCTATTTACGTTACTTCTAAAGAGAAAAGGCGACAGAGTTCCTGAGGAGATGTGATTAAACACGAGGGCTCTTTTGTGattgcaaaaaaagaaaaaaaaaacaaataacaaaATGAAATAGCTAGAGGGAGAGAAAGGACCTGTGAGAACTACAGAGGTAGGTGTGCAGTGTCCCCACTGCtcttttcattcattcccttttTTGTGCCTCTTTGCACGCTGTCTCTGAGTGGCATTTATCTCTTCCATGGAAAAAAGACGGAGAGTCTCGTTGAATCCAGGGTAGGGCCAGTTCTCCTCTCCGCGCAGAATCCCCCAGACGATGCTGAATTATGAACGTGTCACATCATGAGTCTCCTGTGGCAGGTAACTGTGCAGCGTACCTGGAATGCCGCGCCGCTCTTTTTAGTCTACCTCATGGTGAGAGCACTGAGTCTGTGCGCCGCGTCGGCGGGAGCCCAGGGCTGCCCGGCGGTCTGCTCCTGCACTAACCAGTTCAGTAAGGTGGTCTGTACCCGCCGTGGCCTCACCAGGGTCCCCCCGGGGATCCCGTCCCACACCCGGTACCTCAACCTCATGGAGAACAGCATCGAGCTGATCCAGGCGGACACCTTCCGCCACCTGCAACACCTGGAACGGCTGCAGCTCGGCAGGAACGCCATCCGGCAGATCGAGGTGGGCGCCTTCAGCGGCCTGACCAACCTCAACACACTGGAGCTGTTCGATAACCGTCTGACAGCGGTCCCGAGCGGAGCCTTTGAATACCTGTCCAAGCTGCGGGAACTATGGCTCAGGAATAACCCCATTGAGAGCATCTCCTCGTACGCGTTCAACCGCGTACCCTCCCTGATGCGCCTGGACCTGGGCGAGCTCAGGAAGCTGCAGTTCATTTCAGATGGTGCTTTCGTGGGATTGTACAACCTGAAATACCTTAACCTTGGAATGTGTAACATTAGGGAGATGCCCACGCTCACTCCGTTGGTCGGGCTGGAGGAACTAGAGATTTCAGAGAACCACTTTCCGGAAATAAAACCGGGATCTTTCCGAGGGCTGAGATCGCTGAAGAAGCTCTGGATTATGAACTCACAGATCACTCTGATAGAGCGCAATGCGTTCGATGACCTCACGGCGCTGGTGGAGCTGAACCTGGCCCACAACAACCTCAGCGCCTTGCCCCATGACCTTTTCATGCCGTTGAGATACCTGGTGGAGCTCCATCTCCACCACAATCCCTGGAACTGTGACTGCGACGTGGTGTGGCTCTCCTGGTGGCTACGTGAGTACATCCCTACCAACTCCACCTGCTGTGGCCGCTGCCACTCGCCGGCACACATGCGTGGCCGCTACCTGGTGGAAATGGATCACACCACCTTCCAGTGCTCGGCACCCTACATCGTGGACGCGCCCCGGGACCTCAACATCTCGGCGGAGCGTGTGGCAGAGCTGAGATGCCGGACGGCACCCATGTCTTCAGTCCGATGGCTGCTGCCCAATGGCACCGTGCTGACACATGGGTCTAGCCACCCGCGGATATCTGTGCTCAGCGACGGCACGCTCAACTTCTCTAACGTGCTGTCCACGGACACGGGCATCTATACCTGCATGGTGACCAACGTGGCGGGCAACTCCAACGCCTCTGCCTATCTCAACGTAAGCAACGCCGAACTGAATACGTCCAACCTGAGCTACTTCACCACTGTCACTGTGGAGATGGGGGGGCCGCCGTCGGAGGTGCCGCCCAAGCCCAAGACGGCGACGGCCTCGCCGTCCGTCTTTCAGCCAGTGTTCATATCCACCCCCACTGTGCTCCTGGAGAACACCAACACACCCAAGCAGGTGTCCGTCCCCACCGCCAAAGGCACGATGAGGCCCCCCACCAGCCTGGACGAGGTCATGAAGACCACCAAGATCATCATCGGCTGCTTCGTGGCCGTCACGATGCTGGCGGCCTTCATGCTGGTGGCGTTTTACAAACTGCGGAAGCGGCATCAGCAGCGGAGCACGGTGGCAGCCGCCAGGACTGTAGAGATCATCCAGGTGGATGAGGACCTGCCCCCGGCAGCCACTAGTATACCAGGGGAGGGCGCCGTTGTGTTGCCCTCCATGCGAGACTGCAACAGCACCTATAAATCCACGTTTAACACCTACAGACCAGCACACGGGGCacactggacagagaactgcattgGGAACTCACTGCATCGAAACAGGTCCCACGCCGTCATGGCAGTCAGCGAGCCCTACGTCATAAAAACTCACAACAAGGAGAAGGTACAGGAGACTCAGATCTAACATCGCCATTCCTTCGTTGTCTCTCGTTAAAATGCAATagaatgcacaaaaaaaaacagcagtctTTTGTACAGTGTGCAAAACGGACTGTTTTCTTGTACATGCTTATAAATAAAAAgcctatatatatatgaaagatAGATCAATCTGCTATGGGCTGATAAGAGAAGATTATATaaaagaaatacatttaaactATTTTCTAACTTGTAACTTTATTTAAAACAGAGAGGTTGATAAGATGCTGTTATGATTTGGGAACATGATTGGGTGAACCTGTCTGAAAAAAAGGGCATTCTGTCATTTTTAGACAATGATATCTAGGATGCAGTAAATCCCGATTTATACCGAGAAGAATTTCTAAACAAAAGCCCCAAATCAAACTTACAGGTTTATCTTGTGAAAGCACCAAGAATTTGTACTGTGCCAAATGTTATAAATGCAATAaaggatttttgaaagaaaAGGGTAAATTTACGCAGAGCGCGTCTGTGAGGAGGGGGGTGGGTGGCCTGTCCGGGGAGTGTGGAGGCATctccacactgcagcaccagtaACCCCCCTGCTGCCGTGTCCGATCGAAGAGGCCCTGCAtgtcactgggggaggggggccgtGGCACAGGTGCTTCAGCGTGTTCAACCGGACTGATGTGGTGTGGGACGTCACCGTGGGACAGGCAGGGCTGTACATCTGACTGGGGTTTAGAGGGATGTACGACATTTGGCGTTGGGTGAACTTGgtgaaaatgacaaaatgggCTCAGACAGAAAAGGCCTTAGACATTACCCCCCTGgccccagccccacccccacccccacggctGTGAATGCACTACAGAGGGATTATGCAAATCAGTCAGCATCTCCAACAGGGGGCTGTCGTGCTCTCCTGGACACTCACGGAATTGGGCCGAGTTTGGGAGTGCCATGCTGCTCGTATGACGTGTCCGGGACAGGGAAGAATGGGCTGGATCGTGTTTGATGGAAAGGTTAGAGAGTGCCAGGCTGGTGCCACTGTGTATATGCCAGCTGACTGCTACCAGCAAGGTGAGACATACCCAGGGTGGACAATTATCACCTATGTGTCACAAAAGCccccagtttgctttctgtGCAGCTGTTTATGTAcaagaggagagagggaggactGGCGTGCCGAGGGAGACTCTGCCGGTGCCAGTTCTGAGGGTGACACCCAGCAGGTCAGTCGCACACGTGCAGCCCTTGGGCCCGCCTGCGATTCCTCTCCTTAGTATCTCTTCGGCCATCGATAAAGCGCAGTGCATCGCCATCTCTGCCTTCGAGTACCTCCAGatgcagttaaaaataaatatctgcAGTATTGCGAAAAAAGTGAGAGCAGGGCATGCCAGCGGCACGCTGAAGTTCATCTCGTAAACGTCTCACATCAGCTGGCGATGCACGAGGGCTGCTTCTCCTTCTAATGCGGAGTCCTGTGAAAAGGTGATACCGCGCTAATGGCTGCCGGCCGTGATTGCAGTACAGGGAGCAGCGTTTGCTTTCTCCGCTAAGTGCATTGAACGCGAGACGCCGGCACTGAGAGCCATTTGACCCTCTCTATAAAAGCTAACGGGCATCAATTTGCAAGCTCTTGCTGGCTGGTTAAATAGGACAAGAGGAAAGACGTTCTGCTGGGAGCTGCTTCTGGGCAGCGTTACCGGGAAGGATACGGTCTCATCATGTGAGTTGGAGCAGCTACTGGCACATTTCTGGCCAGCCAAGGGTCCTGACGGCGCCAATCAACCCTCGCCCGGGAACAGCAGGCGCATGAAGTATGAAGCCCCTGGCCAATTAAGCCACGGTACTCCAGTAGTGGGGGCCACTCTGGGAGCTCACTGGAGAGCAGCGGCAGCCTGCTGGGCAGGGCCTCGAGGGCCGAACATCTCCGCGTGGCAGAACAAGTCCTAATTAGCACATGGACAACACCTGAACCTCAAAAATGTGTGCTGgccttaattaaataattacttCAAGAAACCAATTAGAGCCAAGTTTGAGGGTCAGGAATTGTTAAAGGAATGCCAAACCAAGCAAGCTGATGCTCTTGAAATGTTTTCTTAGTCAAAATTTCCTTAAAATCACTAAAAATGAGTGCTATGATGTGAATGTTAGGGTTGCTAATACAGCATCGCTGCCGAAGCACTCCGGCACCGCCCAGGGGCCAGCCAGGGATGATGTGTGTATCCTGAGTGAAGGTGGGCCTCCCTGTATCCTCAGTGAAGGTGGGCCTCCCTGTATCCTGAGTGAAGGTGGGCCTCCCTGTATCCTCAGTGAAGG from Brienomyrus brachyistius isolate T26 chromosome 3, BBRACH_0.4, whole genome shotgun sequence encodes the following:
- the lrrc4.2 gene encoding leucine-rich repeat-containing protein 4.2; the encoded protein is MSLLWQVTVQRTWNAAPLFLVYLMVRALSLCAASAGAQGCPAVCSCTNQFSKVVCTRRGLTRVPPGIPSHTRYLNLMENSIELIQADTFRHLQHLERLQLGRNAIRQIEVGAFSGLTNLNTLELFDNRLTAVPSGAFEYLSKLRELWLRNNPIESISSYAFNRVPSLMRLDLGELRKLQFISDGAFVGLYNLKYLNLGMCNIREMPTLTPLVGLEELEISENHFPEIKPGSFRGLRSLKKLWIMNSQITLIERNAFDDLTALVELNLAHNNLSALPHDLFMPLRYLVELHLHHNPWNCDCDVVWLSWWLREYIPTNSTCCGRCHSPAHMRGRYLVEMDHTTFQCSAPYIVDAPRDLNISAERVAELRCRTAPMSSVRWLLPNGTVLTHGSSHPRISVLSDGTLNFSNVLSTDTGIYTCMVTNVAGNSNASAYLNVSNAELNTSNLSYFTTVTVEMGGPPSEVPPKPKTATASPSVFQPVFISTPTVLLENTNTPKQVSVPTAKGTMRPPTSLDEVMKTTKIIIGCFVAVTMLAAFMLVAFYKLRKRHQQRSTVAAARTVEIIQVDEDLPPAATSIPGEGAVVLPSMRDCNSTYKSTFNTYRPAHGAHWTENCIGNSLHRNRSHAVMAVSEPYVIKTHNKEKVQETQI